Below is a window of Phormidium ambiguum IAM M-71 DNA.
AGAGCAATTAATCTGGCAGAATATGCACCACCCGATTTAATTTTGTTAGATATTCTTATGCCCGGAATCGACGGTTTTGAAACCTGCCGTCGCTTGAAACTAAATTCTATAACAAAAGAGATTCCGATCATCTTTTTAACTGCCGTTACTGACAATGTTGATAAGGTCAAAGGTTTGCATCTTGGGGCAGTAGACTACATTACTAAACCGCTCAATCATGATGAAGTTTTGGCCAGAGTTAATACTCATTTTCGCCTCCAAAGTTTGACCAAAAAATTAACAGAACAAAATGAACGATTAGAAAAAGAAATTCACCAGCGTCAGCAATTAGAAGCCGAACGAGAACAAGCTTTTAAAGCACTACAAAGCAGTGAAGCTCGATTTAGACGTTTAATTGAATCTAATGTGATTGGGGTTGTATTTAGCTTGATAGATGGCAAAATTACAGATGCTAATGATGCTTTTTTAAAAATCATTGGATACGATCGCATTGACTTAGAAAATGGGAATTTGAATTGGCAAGTAATCACTCCTCCAGAATATGCACATCTCAATCAAGTAGCAATTGCTGAATTAAGCAGTTCTGGAGCTTTTAATGCTTTTGAAAAAGAGTACTTTCGTAAAGATGGAAGCCGCATTTCTGTAATGATTGGTGGGGCTACTATTGATGAATCTAAACAAGCGATCGTTAGTTTTGTTCTTGACTTAACTCAGCACAAACAAGCAGAAGATAAAATTAGGGAACAAGCAGCTTTACTCAACATTACCACAGACGCAATTTTAGTCCGAGATTTAGATAATAAAATTCGTTATTGGAATCACGGTGCAGAAAATATCTATGGATGGACTTCGGCAGAAGCGATCGAGCAAAACGCCAATCAACTTTTGTATCAACAAAAATTAGTCGAACAATTAGAAATTGTCCAAAAAAGTTTAAAAGAATATGGTACATGGCAAGGTGAATTGTATCAAGTAAATAAACAAGGTCAAAAAATTATTGTTGCTAGTCGGTGGACATTAATGTGCGATCCCCAGGGAAAACCAAAATCTATTTTGACAGTTAATACAGACATTACCGAAAAAAAACAACTCGAAAGCCAATTCCTGCGAACACAAAGACTCGAAAGTTTAGGCACTCTGGCAGGTGGAATTGCTCACGATCTCAACAACATTTTAGCTCCAGTTTTGGCAGTAGCCCAACTTTTAAAAATTAAGTTTCCCAAAGCCGATGAACAAAGCCAGCACTTATTTGACATCATTGAAACTAACACTAAACGTGGGGCGGCGCTGGTAAAGCAAGTACTGCAATTTGCTCGCGGTGTAGAAGGTAAAAAAGCGATCGTGCAAGTGAAGCATTTGATTAATGAAGTTATCCAAAT
It encodes the following:
- a CDS encoding response regulator, which produces METGISEKGVILIVDDTPTNLEVLLDLLEADGFKVVVAEDGERAINLAEYAPPDLILLDILMPGIDGFETCRRLKLNSITKEIPIIFLTAVTDNVDKVKGLHLGAVDYITKPLNHDEVLARVNTHFRLQSLTKKLTEQNERLEKEIHQRQQLEAEREQAFKALQSSEARFRRLIESNVIGVVFSLIDGKITDANDAFLKIIGYDRIDLENGNLNWQVITPPEYAHLNQVAIAELSSSGAFNAFEKEYFRKDGSRISVMIGGATIDESKQAIVSFVLDLTQHKQAEDKIREQAALLNITTDAILVRDLDNKIRYWNHGAENIYGWTSAEAIEQNANQLLYQQKLVEQLEIVQKSLKEYGTWQGELYQVNKQGQKIIVASRWTLMCDPQGKPKSILTVNTDITEKKQLESQFLRTQRLESLGTLAGGIAHDLNNILAPVLAVAQLLKIKFPKADEQSQHLFDIIETNTKRGAALVKQVLQFARGVEGKKAIVQVKHLINEVIQIAEKTFPKSIELRTKLEPELCLVSGDATHLHQMLMNLVVNARDAMPNGGKLLISAENIFVDEQYARMNLDASIGSYIKLTVKDTGTGMSSEILDRIFEPFFTTKDIGKGTGLGLSTVRGIVKSHGGFIDVFSKVGEGTEFKIFLPTVKASVSPQIESLNSLNGNAEWILVVDDEKAILETTKVSLETYNYHVLTANDGIEAISLCAQYKNKISVALVDMMMPLMDGLTTIQTMQKINPQIKTIAISGFVSNDKLREASGIKNFIVKPYTIQELMQMLQNVLKESV